The following proteins come from a genomic window of Candidatus Bipolaricaulis sibiricus:
- a CDS encoding Soluble lytic murein transglycosylase precursor, whose translation MKGLIGPLVLLGLLVGLTAFLLWTPAVAPHIGDYIRLAEARTHLSSSVRGLEALAGRDDGVGWQARSDLGRWYLAQGAAREAAALFRSALALYATSDLRADLAVALEASGRPGDALGEWQQLLPRRDAVQAVLRIEPDPVRAASILTRGGAATDALATLAAVGGTQAALERARALAATGKLTEALVEFERFLSSSPGDAGVHLEYGRALERAGALDRALLAYRAAGAAGAYAAGLLLESLGREDDALAAYRQSAEPEAKWRAARLLESSGRTPEALVLYGELARGAHRVGDDAALRLYLLHTRRGEPTKAAEARRYLSPALAWLAGVPVPAPALTSDPPRASPPVVSLATDLVQAFPGADGRRWAEIELAIAAARGTAADRLAIGEWYVAQGDWRNAFRMGSLVLGSLPCRRAYHLAYPLAWWDTVLRWAGTYGVDPYLVLAVIREESGFLPTAVSSSDARGLMQLLPSTARWIAEEKLRIPYREADLFAPDYNIRLGTWYLRHLLDQFGGDLAWAVAAYNGGPGNLRRWTADGVASPADLPAALRSPETREYLTKVLNAWLTYRWLYGGE comes from the coding sequence ATGAAAGGTCTGATCGGGCCGCTCGTTCTGCTGGGGCTCCTTGTGGGCCTGACCGCCTTCCTGCTGTGGACCCCTGCTGTAGCGCCGCACATTGGGGACTACATCCGGCTTGCCGAGGCTCGCACGCACCTCTCTTCGTCCGTGCGCGGCCTCGAAGCACTCGCCGGTCGGGATGATGGTGTGGGATGGCAAGCGCGGAGCGACCTCGGGCGGTGGTACCTTGCCCAGGGAGCAGCACGTGAGGCGGCCGCTCTCTTTCGCTCTGCGCTCGCTCTCTACGCGACCTCCGATCTGCGGGCCGACCTTGCCGTGGCCCTCGAGGCGTCCGGCCGGCCGGGGGACGCCCTCGGGGAGTGGCAGCAGCTGCTCCCTCGCCGTGACGCGGTGCAGGCCGTGCTTCGGATCGAGCCTGACCCAGTACGCGCCGCCTCGATCCTCACCCGAGGCGGGGCAGCGACGGATGCCCTTGCGACCCTTGCGGCGGTCGGTGGAACCCAGGCCGCCCTCGAGCGGGCGCGGGCCCTCGCCGCAACAGGCAAGCTCACCGAAGCGCTCGTGGAGTTCGAGCGGTTCCTATCCTCCTCACCCGGCGACGCAGGTGTTCATCTCGAGTATGGGCGGGCCCTGGAGCGGGCCGGTGCGCTCGACAGAGCGCTCCTCGCGTACCGCGCCGCGGGGGCGGCCGGGGCCTACGCCGCGGGGCTCCTCCTCGAGTCCCTCGGGCGGGAGGACGATGCGCTCGCCGCCTACCGCCAGTCTGCGGAGCCGGAGGCGAAGTGGCGGGCGGCGCGGCTGCTCGAGAGCTCGGGCCGGACCCCGGAGGCCCTCGTCCTGTACGGGGAGCTCGCCCGCGGGGCGCACCGCGTGGGGGACGACGCTGCCCTCCGCCTGTACCTTCTCCACACGCGGCGGGGCGAACCGACGAAGGCCGCCGAGGCGCGCCGCTACCTCTCCCCCGCGCTGGCGTGGCTAGCCGGAGTCCCCGTTCCGGCCCCCGCCCTGACCAGCGACCCGCCGCGGGCCTCGCCTCCGGTCGTGTCCCTCGCCACCGACCTCGTTCAGGCGTTCCCCGGCGCCGACGGACGGCGGTGGGCGGAGATCGAGCTCGCGATCGCCGCGGCCCGGGGCACAGCCGCGGACCGGCTCGCGATCGGCGAGTGGTACGTGGCCCAGGGGGACTGGCGGAACGCCTTCCGAATGGGAAGCCTGGTCCTCGGGTCCCTCCCCTGCCGGCGGGCCTACCACCTCGCCTACCCGCTCGCGTGGTGGGACACCGTGCTCCGCTGGGCGGGGACGTACGGGGTGGACCCGTACCTCGTCCTGGCCGTGATCCGCGAGGAGAGCGGGTTCCTACCCACTGCCGTGTCCTCGTCCGATGCCCGCGGCCTGATGCAGCTTCTCCCCTCCACAGCGCGCTGGATTGCCGAGGAGAAGCTCCGGATCCCGTACCGGGAGGCGGACCTGTTCGCCCCGGACTACAACATCCGGCTCGGGACGTGGTACCTCCGGCACCTCCTCGACCAGTTCGGCGGAGACCTCGCGTGGGCCGTGGCCGCCTACAACGGCGGACCGGGGAACCTCCGGCGGTGGACGGCCGACGGTGTGGCCAGTCCGGCCGACCTCCCTGCCGCTCTCCGCTCCCCGGAGACCCGCGAGTACCTGACGAAGGTCCTCAACGCCTGGCTCACCTACCGCTGGCTGTACGGGGGAGAGTAG
- a CDS encoding Serine acetyltransferase, producing MLRGIREDVAAMRARDPAARSSVEVLLCYPGLHAVWLHRVAHWLWRHRLRLLARVLSHCVRAWTGVEIHPAARLGRRVTIDHGMGVVIGETAELGDDVHLYSGVVVGGVSRKPAKRHPTIENGVVIGAGAVLLGPIRVGRGARVGAGVVVRADVPAGATVVAAPPVVHAEGPDGTTLPRTASGR from the coding sequence GTGCTTAGGGGAATCCGGGAAGACGTGGCGGCGATGCGTGCCCGGGACCCGGCGGCGCGGTCGTCGGTCGAGGTCCTCCTGTGCTACCCCGGCCTCCATGCGGTGTGGCTGCACCGGGTGGCCCACTGGCTGTGGCGGCACCGGCTCCGTCTCCTGGCGCGGGTTCTGTCGCACTGCGTGCGGGCCTGGACGGGCGTGGAGATCCACCCCGCGGCCCGGCTGGGGCGACGGGTGACGATCGACCACGGGATGGGGGTCGTCATTGGGGAGACCGCGGAGCTCGGGGACGACGTTCACCTTTACTCAGGAGTGGTCGTGGGCGGTGTGTCGCGCAAGCCCGCGAAGCGTCACCCCACGATCGAGAACGGCGTGGTCATCGGGGCGGGAGCGGTGCTGCTCGGGCCGATTCGCGTTGGGAGAGGAGCGCGGGTCGGAGCGGGGGTCGTCGTGAGGGCGGACGTCCCCGCTGGGGCCACCGTGGTCGCGGCTCCCCCGGTGGTCCACGCAGAAGGGCCGGACGGTACTACTCTCCCCCGTACAGCCAGCGGTAGGTGA
- a CDS encoding Cysteine synthase, producing the protein MPIAENLTELVGRTPLVELARIGHGLPARIVAKLEMRNPSGSVKDRIAWAMIRDAEEGGLLPAAGTVVEPTSGNTGIGLAFACAIRGYHLLLTMPDTMSPERRAILTALGAELVLTPGEDGMRGAVRRAEELARERGAFMPNQFANPANPRVHEATTADEIWRDTDGGVDIFVAGIGTGGTITGVGRFLKRRKPGSYVVGVEPAASPVLSGGSPGRHWIQGIGAGFVPPILDRTVIDEVLTVTEDEAEGTARRLARKEGILAGISSGAAVAAALRVAARPASAGKTVVVVLPDTGERYLSTSLFALPGGTGA; encoded by the coding sequence ATGCCCATCGCTGAGAACCTGACCGAGCTTGTGGGACGGACACCCCTTGTCGAGCTCGCTCGGATCGGCCACGGCCTTCCCGCCCGTATCGTGGCCAAGCTGGAGATGCGGAACCCGTCGGGAAGCGTGAAGGACCGGATCGCGTGGGCGATGATCCGCGACGCCGAGGAGGGCGGGCTCCTTCCCGCGGCGGGGACGGTCGTCGAGCCGACCTCGGGGAACACCGGGATCGGGCTCGCCTTCGCGTGCGCGATCCGCGGCTACCACCTCCTCCTGACGATGCCGGACACGATGTCCCCCGAGCGGCGGGCGATCCTCACCGCCCTCGGGGCGGAGCTCGTCTTGACCCCCGGCGAAGACGGGATGCGGGGTGCGGTCCGCCGAGCAGAGGAACTGGCTCGCGAGCGGGGGGCGTTCATGCCCAACCAGTTCGCGAACCCGGCCAACCCGCGGGTCCACGAAGCGACGACCGCCGACGAGATCTGGCGCGACACTGATGGGGGGGTGGACATCTTTGTCGCCGGGATCGGGACCGGAGGGACGATCACCGGCGTCGGTCGGTTCCTCAAGCGCCGCAAGCCGGGGAGCTACGTCGTGGGGGTCGAGCCGGCCGCGTCGCCTGTCCTGTCGGGCGGGAGTCCGGGCCGGCACTGGATCCAAGGGATTGGGGCCGGGTTCGTCCCCCCGATCCTCGACCGCACGGTGATCGACGAGGTCCTCACCGTGACCGAGGACGAGGCGGAGGGGACGGCGCGGCGACTGGCCCGCAAGGAGGGAATCCTCGCGGGGATCTCCTCGGGCGCGGCCGTGGCGGCGGCGCTGCGCGTCGCCGCCCGACCCGCTTCCGCGGGGAAGACGGTGGTGGTCGTCCTCCCCGACACGGGGGAGCGGTACCTGTCCACGTCCCTGTTTGCCCTCCCCGGGGGGACCGGTGCTTAG
- a CDS encoding Cobalt-zinc-cadmium resistance protein CzcD → MHVHGRMERRLLLAAGVTGLVCVGQVVGGLLTGSLALLADAAHVFLDAFALTLSYAAIRAARRPPTARHTYGYHRVQVLAALVNGGTLAAVALGIFREAVERIRAPSPVLAGPMLAVAGAGLLVNLVVAWMLHRHDRHDLNVHSAFLHVVGDALGSVGVIAAGLVILLTGWTIADPLVSITIGAIILAGAVRVLRRTVHILAEGVPEGMSAAAVQDRMAAVGGVSEVHDLHVWTVSPGYIALSAHVLIADQALSRAEEVRRELQRVLADEFGIHHSTIQLECTHCLGAPACPGPGCAGPSLDP, encoded by the coding sequence ATGCACGTGCACGGAAGGATGGAACGCCGGCTTCTCCTGGCAGCAGGGGTAACGGGCCTGGTGTGCGTGGGGCAGGTCGTGGGCGGGCTCCTCACGGGGAGCTTGGCGCTCCTCGCCGACGCCGCGCACGTGTTCCTGGACGCGTTCGCCCTCACTCTGTCCTACGCAGCGATCCGTGCCGCTCGGCGGCCGCCCACCGCCCGCCACACCTACGGCTACCACCGGGTGCAAGTTCTGGCCGCGCTCGTGAACGGGGGCACGCTGGCCGCGGTCGCCCTGGGGATCTTCCGAGAGGCGGTCGAGCGCATCCGCGCGCCGTCGCCGGTCCTCGCCGGACCGATGCTCGCCGTGGCGGGGGCAGGGTTGCTCGTCAACCTCGTCGTCGCCTGGATGCTGCACCGCCACGATCGGCACGACCTCAACGTGCACAGCGCCTTCCTGCACGTGGTGGGCGACGCCCTCGGTTCCGTCGGTGTGATCGCAGCAGGGCTCGTCATCCTCCTCACGGGGTGGACGATCGCCGACCCGCTGGTGAGCATCACCATTGGGGCGATCATCCTCGCCGGTGCGGTACGGGTCCTACGCCGAACGGTCCACATCCTGGCCGAGGGCGTGCCGGAGGGGATGTCGGCCGCAGCGGTGCAGGACCGGATGGCGGCGGTCGGCGGGGTGAGCGAGGTCCACGACCTCCACGTGTGGACGGTGAGCCCGGGGTACATCGCCCTGTCCGCGCACGTCCTGATCGCCGATCAGGCGCTGAGCCGAGCCGAGGAGGTGAGGCGCGAGCTCCAGCGCGTGCTCGCGGACGAGTTCGGAATTCACCACAGCACGATTCAGCTCGAGTGCACACATTGCCTGGGGGCCCCGGCCTGCCCCGGGCCGGGGTGTGCGGGCCCCTCGTTGGATCCCTGA
- a CDS encoding Aldo/keto reductase, 4Fe-4S-containing, TM1183 family, which produces MQYRTLGSLEWKPSALGLGAMRLPTLDGDPGRIDEDHAAEMVHYALDHGVNYIDTAYGYHQGESERFLGRVLHGPHRDRARVATKLPCWLVNDRGDFDRLFDEQRERLRREHVDFYLLHALNAKTWARVRDLGVLDWAVRAKADGRIGHFGFSFHDDYPVFEEIVGAYTGWDFCQIQYNYMDVDFQAGQRGLRYAAARGLGVVIMEPLRGGVLARPPEPVAALFARSARGWTPAEWGLQWLWNQPEVSLVLSGMSTLEQVRENVASAARSGIGTFGPEDLALVEGVRAAFLSLRPIPCTGCGYCLPCPSGVAIPRILELANQAAMYADASPARFRYRMLAAEERGDRCTDCHACDARCPQGIAVSDWIADAHATLRDATEPRSG; this is translated from the coding sequence ATGCAGTACCGGACGCTCGGTTCGCTCGAATGGAAGCCCTCCGCGCTCGGGTTGGGGGCGATGCGGCTCCCCACGCTCGACGGAGATCCCGGCCGAATCGACGAGGACCACGCCGCGGAGATGGTCCACTACGCCCTCGACCACGGCGTGAACTACATCGACACCGCGTACGGCTACCACCAGGGGGAGAGCGAGCGGTTCCTCGGCCGCGTCCTCCATGGTCCGCACCGTGACAGGGCCCGGGTGGCCACCAAGCTCCCGTGCTGGCTCGTGAACGACCGGGGCGACTTCGATCGCCTATTCGACGAGCAGCGGGAGCGGCTGAGGCGCGAGCACGTGGACTTCTACCTCCTCCACGCCCTGAACGCGAAGACGTGGGCCCGGGTACGCGACCTCGGCGTGCTCGACTGGGCGGTGCGGGCGAAGGCCGACGGACGGATCGGCCACTTCGGGTTCTCGTTCCACGACGACTACCCCGTGTTCGAGGAGATCGTGGGCGCCTACACCGGGTGGGACTTCTGCCAGATCCAGTACAACTACATGGACGTGGACTTCCAGGCCGGGCAGCGGGGGCTCCGTTACGCTGCAGCGCGGGGCCTGGGGGTGGTGATCATGGAGCCGCTGCGGGGTGGCGTCCTCGCTCGGCCGCCGGAGCCAGTGGCCGCGCTGTTCGCCCGCTCCGCCCGCGGCTGGACGCCAGCTGAGTGGGGCCTGCAGTGGCTGTGGAACCAGCCCGAGGTGTCCCTCGTCCTGAGCGGGATGAGCACGCTTGAGCAGGTGCGGGAGAACGTGGCGAGCGCGGCGCGCTCGGGGATCGGGACGTTCGGGCCGGAAGATCTCGCCCTCGTCGAGGGGGTTCGAGCGGCGTTCCTTTCACTGCGCCCGATCCCGTGCACCGGGTGCGGGTACTGCCTCCCCTGCCCGAGCGGGGTCGCGATCCCCCGAATCCTGGAGCTTGCGAACCAGGCCGCGATGTACGCCGACGCCTCCCCCGCGCGGTTCCGATACAGGATGCTCGCCGCGGAGGAGCGGGGCGATCGGTGCACCGATTGCCACGCCTGCGACGCGCGCTGCCCACAGGGGATCGCGGTCTCGGACTGGATCGCAGACGCCCACGCCACGTTGCGGGACGCAACGGAGCCCCGGTCAGGGTAG
- a CDS encoding Pyruvate:ferredoxin oxidoreductase, beta subunit encodes MPNIKTLAQREEKEVRFTPGHTLCAGCAEPMVVRTVLNAIEEPVVAASPTGCLEVATSRFPGTAWNVPWIHVAFENAGAVISGVEAAYRALTKTGVVKKRIRFVVFGGDGGTYDIGLQALSGALERGHDFLYVCVNNEAYMNTGVQRSSATPRCASATTSPVGDEIPGKPQDRKDLTEIVVGHHVPYVGQAAVSHLIDLANKVERAMKFDGPKFLNVLTTCPLGWRTPRDSAIVQSKLAVETRYWPLYEVIEGKYKINYKPKQHVPVEEWLKTQGRFRHLFRDPKGKERIAEFQAAVDRHWNDLLRKEQCLSGDGAEQG; translated from the coding sequence ATGCCCAACATCAAGACGCTGGCTCAACGAGAGGAGAAGGAAGTTCGGTTCACACCGGGGCACACGCTGTGCGCAGGGTGCGCCGAACCGATGGTGGTGCGTACGGTCCTCAACGCGATCGAGGAGCCGGTGGTGGCAGCGAGCCCCACAGGGTGCCTCGAGGTGGCGACGAGCCGCTTCCCCGGGACGGCATGGAACGTGCCCTGGATCCACGTCGCGTTCGAGAACGCGGGGGCAGTGATCTCGGGTGTCGAGGCGGCGTACAGGGCCCTGACGAAGACGGGTGTCGTCAAGAAGCGGATCCGGTTCGTGGTGTTCGGGGGCGACGGTGGCACGTATGACATCGGCCTTCAGGCCCTGTCGGGGGCGCTGGAGCGGGGCCACGACTTCCTCTACGTGTGCGTGAACAACGAAGCGTACATGAACACCGGGGTCCAGCGCTCGAGCGCCACCCCCCGCTGCGCGTCGGCGACGACCTCTCCGGTCGGCGACGAGATTCCTGGCAAGCCCCAGGACCGCAAGGACCTGACCGAGATCGTCGTTGGGCACCACGTCCCCTATGTGGGCCAGGCCGCCGTGTCCCACCTCATCGACCTCGCGAACAAGGTGGAACGGGCGATGAAGTTCGACGGCCCGAAGTTCCTCAACGTCCTCACGACATGCCCGCTGGGGTGGCGCACCCCGCGCGACAGCGCGATTGTTCAGTCCAAGCTTGCTGTGGAGACTCGGTACTGGCCGCTGTACGAGGTGATCGAGGGGAAGTACAAGATCAACTACAAGCCCAAGCAGCACGTGCCGGTCGAAGAGTGGCTCAAGACCCAAGGTCGTTTCCGGCATCTGTTCCGCGATCCGAAGGGCAAAGAGCGAATCGCCGAGTTCCAGGCAGCAGTGGATAGGCACTGGAACGACCTCTTGAGGAAGGAGCAGTGTCTGTCCGGCGACGGGGCCGAACAAGGGTAG
- a CDS encoding Pyruvate:ferredoxin oxidoreductase, alpha subunit: protein MRKVMTGHKAVAEAMRQIEPDVVAVYPITPQSEIAEYYADYVHDGIVHTELVPVESEHSAMSACVGAAAAGARVMTATSSQGLALLVEVLYIAAGMRLPIVTALANRSLSAPINIHCDHSDAYLARDAGAFQVFCESAQEAYDYTLIAQRIAEHAKVRLPGIVNLDGFALTHTSQVVEPLEDAVAKKFVGAFQPVHPLLDTDRPVTWGPFAMPDYYFELKRAQQAAMEEIPAVFLEVQRAYAKTSGRAYGGFVDKYHLDDADRALVVLGSTAGTAKVAVDALRAKGERVGLLKVWLYRPFPYHEVAAALTHVKHVGVLDRAISFGAMGALYSDVATSLLRSATRPALHNYIYGLGGRDITAEQLEEVLTGLGKARPDEVLRYIGLRE, encoded by the coding sequence ATGCGCAAGGTGATGACCGGCCACAAGGCGGTGGCGGAGGCGATGCGGCAGATCGAACCGGACGTGGTGGCGGTGTACCCCATCACCCCTCAGTCGGAGATCGCGGAGTACTACGCGGACTACGTCCACGACGGGATTGTGCACACCGAGCTCGTACCGGTCGAAAGCGAGCACTCCGCGATGTCGGCGTGCGTGGGCGCGGCAGCGGCGGGGGCACGGGTGATGACGGCCACGTCCTCGCAGGGGCTGGCCTTGCTCGTGGAGGTCCTGTACATCGCGGCGGGGATGCGACTTCCGATTGTGACGGCGCTCGCCAACCGGTCGCTGTCGGCACCGATCAACATCCACTGTGACCACTCCGATGCCTACCTCGCCCGGGATGCAGGTGCGTTCCAGGTGTTCTGCGAGAGCGCCCAGGAGGCGTACGACTACACCCTGATTGCCCAACGGATCGCGGAGCACGCCAAGGTACGGCTCCCGGGGATCGTGAACCTGGATGGATTCGCGCTCACCCACACCTCGCAGGTTGTCGAACCTCTCGAGGACGCGGTGGCGAAGAAGTTCGTCGGGGCCTTCCAGCCCGTACACCCACTCCTCGACACGGACAGGCCCGTGACGTGGGGGCCGTTCGCGATGCCCGACTACTACTTCGAGCTCAAACGGGCGCAGCAGGCGGCGATGGAGGAGATCCCCGCCGTGTTTCTCGAGGTCCAGAGGGCGTATGCCAAGACCTCCGGCCGCGCCTATGGCGGATTCGTGGACAAGTACCACCTCGATGACGCGGACCGGGCGCTGGTGGTGCTCGGTTCGACCGCGGGCACGGCCAAGGTTGCCGTCGACGCGCTGCGGGCGAAGGGCGAGAGGGTCGGGCTCCTCAAAGTGTGGCTGTACCGTCCGTTCCCGTACCACGAGGTGGCCGCAGCCCTTACACACGTGAAGCACGTGGGAGTCCTCGATCGAGCCATCTCGTTCGGGGCGATGGGCGCCCTCTACAGTGACGTTGCGACGTCGCTGTTGCGCTCCGCAACTCGACCCGCGCTTCACAACTACATCTACGGCCTCGGCGGACGTGACATCACCGCTGAGCAGTTGGAAGAGGTGCTCACGGGGCTCGGTAAGGCCCGTCCGGACGAGGTCCTCCGGTACATCGGCCTCAGGGAGTGA
- a CDS encoding Pyruvate:ferredoxin oxidoreductase, delta subunit translates to MATELKGWRDLPLGGVVPGGAAAALNKTGSWRAERPVWNEEKCIQCLQCWLHCPDTSIVIRDQKVTGVDYDHCKGCGVCAAICPKDAIEMVPEREGTCAR, encoded by the coding sequence GTGGCCACTGAGCTCAAAGGGTGGCGAGATCTGCCGCTCGGCGGGGTAGTGCCCGGTGGCGCGGCGGCTGCGTTGAACAAGACCGGTAGCTGGCGGGCCGAGCGGCCGGTGTGGAACGAGGAGAAGTGCATCCAGTGCCTCCAGTGCTGGCTCCATTGCCCGGACACCTCGATCGTCATCCGCGACCAGAAAGTGACCGGGGTGGACTACGACCACTGCAAGGGGTGCGGAGTGTGCGCGGCGATCTGCCCCAAGGACGCGATCGAGATGGTGCCGGAGCGGGAGGGAACATGCGCAAGGTGA
- a CDS encoding Pyruvate:ferredoxin oxidoreductase, gamma subunit, which yields MKEIRWHGRGGQGAKTVSQVLAQINLREGKYVQAFPEFGPERSGAPIRAYNRISDEEIRVHSAVYSPDIAVVVDESLLTAEKPIEGLHPNGTLVVNTSCSAEEIRRRTGFKGRVVVVDADRIGREAGTGFANIPMLGAVAAVLGTAWNLVEEEVRRTMGERISNEMLDKNIAALRVAYETAKKEVARGH from the coding sequence ATGAAGGAAATCCGCTGGCACGGGCGAGGCGGACAGGGCGCGAAGACGGTGTCCCAGGTCCTCGCCCAGATCAACCTGCGCGAAGGCAAGTACGTGCAGGCGTTCCCCGAGTTCGGTCCCGAGCGATCGGGGGCCCCGATCCGGGCCTACAACCGCATTTCGGACGAGGAGATCCGTGTCCACTCTGCGGTCTACTCCCCCGATATCGCGGTGGTGGTGGACGAGTCGCTGCTGACGGCCGAGAAGCCCATCGAGGGGCTCCATCCCAACGGGACACTCGTTGTCAACACGTCGTGCTCCGCTGAGGAAATCCGGAGGCGAACCGGGTTCAAGGGGAGAGTTGTCGTTGTCGATGCGGACCGGATCGGCCGCGAGGCGGGAACTGGGTTTGCCAATATCCCGATGCTGGGCGCGGTGGCCGCGGTCCTCGGCACGGCGTGGAACCTTGTCGAAGAGGAGGTTCGCCGCACGATGGGCGAGCGGATCTCGAATGAGATGCTCGACAAGAACATCGCTGCCCTGCGCGTTGCGTACGAGACGGCGAAGAAGGAGGTTGCCCGTGGCCACTGA
- a CDS encoding Mobile element protein, giving the protein MKEKTGAERYERTSGRQTYRNGYRPRRWDTRVGTVTLRIPKVRQGSYFPALLEPRRRTEKALLSVVQEAYVHGVSTRKVDDLV; this is encoded by the coding sequence GTGAAGGAGAAGACCGGGGCCGAGCGGTACGAGCGAACGTCCGGTCGCCAGACGTACCGCAACGGGTACCGCCCGAGACGGTGGGACACCCGGGTCGGCACGGTGACGCTCCGGATCCCCAAGGTTCGTCAAGGGAGCTACTTCCCGGCGTTGCTTGAGCCTCGGAGGAGGACGGAGAAGGCCCTTCTCTCGGTGGTCCAGGAGGCGTACGTCCACGGGGTGAGCACACGGAAGGTGGACGACCTTGTCTGA
- a CDS encoding Mobile element protein encodes MAAVVAVGVTRTGEREVLGFDVGPAESYGFWVAFLRGLASRGLFGVKLAISDAHVGLRQALSEALAGASWQRCRVHFMRNPLGLVPGGAQPLVGAWVRTIFALPDQDAAREQLELVAGSIDGKSPKAADLLREAGEDVIAHMAFPQAHWRRIHSTNVLERLHREVNRRCNVVGIFPNARSALRLIGAVQEEQGDEWLAVRRYFSLGSMAVLYGSSPEELEVLPLEVPKEVIAL; translated from the coding sequence ATGGCGGCGGTGGTCGCCGTGGGGGTTACCCGGACCGGAGAGCGGGAGGTCCTGGGGTTCGACGTGGGCCCTGCGGAGAGCTACGGGTTCTGGGTGGCGTTCTTGCGGGGACTTGCCAGCCGGGGGCTCTTCGGGGTGAAGCTCGCGATCTCCGATGCGCATGTCGGGCTCAGGCAGGCGTTGTCCGAGGCCCTGGCCGGGGCCTCTTGGCAGCGGTGCCGGGTGCACTTCATGCGGAACCCCCTGGGTCTGGTTCCGGGGGGAGCGCAGCCGCTGGTCGGGGCATGGGTGCGAACGATCTTCGCCCTACCCGACCAAGACGCAGCGCGGGAGCAGCTGGAGCTGGTCGCCGGGAGCATCGACGGGAAGTCCCCCAAGGCAGCGGACCTCCTCCGGGAGGCGGGGGAGGATGTGATCGCGCACATGGCGTTCCCACAGGCGCACTGGCGGAGGATCCACTCGACGAACGTGCTCGAGCGGTTGCACCGTGAGGTCAACCGCAGGTGCAACGTGGTGGGGATCTTCCCGAACGCACGGTCGGCCCTACGGCTGATCGGGGCGGTCCAGGAGGAACAGGGAGACGAGTGGCTGGCCGTGCGCCGGTACTTCAGCTTGGGGTCGATGGCCGTGCTCTACGGGAGCTCCCCGGAGGAGCTCGAAGTCCTTCCCCTGGAGGTCCCGAAGGAGGTGATCGCCCTCTAG
- a CDS encoding Hopanoid-associated sugar epimerase HpnA: MQALVTGATGFIGANVVRALLKRGYSVRVFARPGADRTNLEGLDIEWAEGDVRSLASVRRAISGCSHVFHVAALYALWTRPRRLIYEVNVDGTRHVLQAAWEAGVERVICTSSVAAIGLRPDGRPSDESVPPTRATLVGDYKKSKFLAQGVALAFGRRGLPVVVVNPSFPVGPYDVKPTPTGQVVVDFLNGRLPAYVETGMNVVAVEDVALGHVLAAERGRPGELYILGGENLAMREFLGLLAEVSGRSAPRARLPAALLLPLGYLNAAWSAATGTVPRLTPDTARMARHRMFYDPGKAVRELGLPQTPAREALRRAVAWFKENGYVTPRLPRLEQRQGPRPG, from the coding sequence GTGCAGGCGCTGGTGACGGGGGCCACAGGGTTCATCGGAGCGAACGTCGTGCGCGCCCTTCTGAAGAGAGGCTACAGCGTGCGGGTCTTCGCTCGTCCCGGTGCGGATCGAACCAACCTGGAAGGCCTCGACATCGAGTGGGCCGAGGGCGACGTGCGGAGCCTGGCGTCGGTGCGGAGAGCGATCTCCGGCTGCAGCCACGTGTTCCACGTCGCAGCCCTGTACGCCCTGTGGACCCGGCCCCGCCGGCTGATCTACGAAGTCAACGTGGACGGGACGCGCCACGTGCTCCAAGCAGCGTGGGAAGCGGGGGTCGAGCGGGTCATCTGCACGAGCTCGGTGGCCGCAATCGGGCTGCGGCCGGACGGTCGACCATCCGACGAGTCCGTTCCCCCCACCCGAGCCACCCTCGTCGGGGACTACAAGAAGAGCAAGTTCCTCGCCCAGGGGGTGGCGCTCGCGTTCGGGCGGCGCGGGTTGCCGGTGGTGGTCGTGAACCCGAGCTTCCCGGTCGGCCCCTACGACGTGAAGCCAACCCCCACCGGCCAAGTGGTTGTGGACTTCCTCAACGGGAGGCTGCCCGCGTACGTGGAGACGGGAATGAACGTGGTGGCGGTGGAGGACGTGGCCTTGGGCCACGTCCTCGCCGCCGAGCGGGGCCGTCCGGGGGAGCTCTACATCCTCGGCGGGGAGAACCTCGCGATGCGGGAGTTCCTGGGGCTTCTGGCCGAGGTGAGCGGTCGCTCGGCCCCGCGGGCACGTCTCCCCGCGGCTCTCCTCCTCCCCCTCGGCTACCTCAACGCGGCTTGGAGCGCAGCGACAGGGACCGTTCCCCGCCTGACCCCCGACACGGCGCGGATGGCCCGCCATCGCATGTTCTACGATCCCGGGAAGGCGGTGCGAGAACTCGGGCTTCCCCAGACTCCGGCCCGGGAGGCCCTGCGCCGGGCGGTGGCCTGGTTCAAGGAGAACGGCTACGTCACCCCACGGCTGCCCCGGCTCGAACAACGACAAGGGCCTCGTCCAGGTTGA